The following proteins come from a genomic window of Winogradskyella sp. PC-19:
- a CDS encoding SAM-dependent methyltransferase, with product MTKTTEKWYASWFDTPYYHILYKDRDYTEAQAFMDNLTEYLNLPENGKILDLACGKGRHSIYLNKLGYQVTGIDLSEQSILHAKQFENETLKFNVHDMTKPYPETFDAIFNLFTSFGYFETEECDLYTIKSIKEELNEFGFGVIDFMNSEFIIDNLVAEDTKTVDGILFLQQRHVENGYIIKDISFTADGEDFKFQERVKAFTLKDFEILFEKAGVHLLEVFGDYKLSKYYPKTSERLIMIFK from the coding sequence ATGACAAAAACAACAGAAAAATGGTACGCTTCATGGTTTGATACACCTTATTACCATATTTTATATAAAGACCGTGATTATACTGAAGCACAAGCTTTTATGGATAATCTCACGGAATATCTTAATCTTCCCGAAAATGGTAAAATCTTGGATTTGGCCTGTGGAAAAGGACGACATTCTATCTATCTAAATAAACTAGGATACCAAGTTACTGGTATAGATTTGTCAGAACAAAGCATCTTACACGCAAAACAATTTGAAAATGAAACCCTAAAGTTTAATGTCCATGATATGACAAAACCATATCCTGAAACTTTCGACGCTATTTTTAATTTATTTACAAGTTTTGGGTATTTTGAAACTGAAGAATGTGATTTATATACTATAAAATCAATAAAAGAAGAACTCAATGAATTTGGATTTGGCGTTATTGACTTCATGAACTCTGAGTTTATTATAGATAATCTTGTTGCTGAAGACACCAAAACTGTTGATGGTATTTTATTTTTACAACAGCGTCATGTCGAAAACGGGTACATTATTAAAGATATTTCGTTTACAGCTGATGGAGAAGATTTTAAATTTCAGGAACGTGTGAAAGCTTTTACTTTAAAAGATTTTGAAATACTTTTTGAAAAAGCAGGTGTGCATCTATTGGAAGTTTTTGGAGATTATAAACTTAGTAAGTATTATCCAAAAACATCCGAACGTTTGATTATGATTTTTAAGTAA
- a CDS encoding class I SAM-dependent RNA methyltransferase has protein sequence MNENFKMVAKTLFGFEDILANELRNMGAMDVETGVRVVTFVGDKGFMYKANMGIRTAIKILKPIKSFRITREEDLYKNVKNIKWEDYLKADGSLAVDATVHNSIFTHSQYTALKTKDAIVDRFRENNGTRPDVDLRFPDLKINVHIDRQRCTISLDTSGESLHRRGYKTATNIAPINEVLAAGLILMSGWDGQSDFMDPMCGSGTILAEAAMIACNIPPNLMRKEFAFERWQDWDVDLFEKIEESLLKKTRDFHHKIFGYDKSPSAIAKAKENIKNAHLDEFIHIQHEDFFKTQKAGTDKLHMVFNPPYGERLENLNVEEFYGNIGTTLKHGYPNTNAWLVTSNLEALKSVGLRPSRKIKVFNAKLEARLVKYEMYEGSKKAKKNI, from the coding sequence ATGAATGAAAATTTCAAAATGGTAGCCAAAACTTTATTTGGCTTTGAAGATATATTAGCAAATGAGCTCAGGAACATGGGTGCGATGGATGTCGAAACAGGCGTCAGAGTCGTCACTTTTGTAGGTGATAAGGGCTTTATGTATAAGGCTAATATGGGTATTAGGACTGCTATTAAAATTTTAAAACCTATAAAATCTTTTCGAATAACACGAGAAGAAGATTTATATAAGAATGTAAAAAATATAAAGTGGGAAGATTACTTAAAGGCTGATGGTTCGTTAGCTGTAGATGCTACTGTGCATAATAGTATATTCACACATTCGCAATACACGGCACTAAAAACTAAAGATGCTATTGTAGACCGTTTCAGAGAAAATAATGGTACAAGACCAGATGTCGATTTACGTTTTCCTGATTTAAAAATTAATGTGCATATTGACCGCCAGCGTTGCACTATTTCATTAGATACTTCGGGCGAATCACTGCATCGACGTGGTTATAAAACTGCCACTAATATTGCACCAATAAACGAAGTTTTGGCCGCAGGTTTAATACTAATGAGTGGTTGGGACGGACAGTCTGATTTTATGGATCCAATGTGTGGTAGTGGTACTATTTTAGCAGAAGCTGCAATGATTGCATGTAATATTCCACCAAATTTGATGCGAAAAGAATTTGCTTTTGAACGATGGCAAGACTGGGATGTTGATTTATTTGAGAAGATTGAAGAATCCTTATTGAAGAAAACGCGAGATTTTCATCATAAAATTTTTGGTTATGATAAGTCGCCATCCGCAATAGCTAAAGCCAAGGAGAATATAAAGAATGCGCATTTGGATGAGTTTATTCATATCCAGCATGAAGATTTCTTTAAAACACAAAAAGCTGGAACGGATAAGTTGCACATGGTTTTTAATCCGCCTTATGGTGAACGTTTAGAGAATTTAAACGTAGAAGAGTTTTACGGAAATATAGGTACAACTTTAAAACATGGTTATCCGAATACAAATGCATGGTTAGTAACATCTAACCTTGAAGCTTTAAAGTCTGTTGGCTTACGTCCATCTCGAAAAATTAAAGTATTTAATGCCAAACTCGAGGCGCGTTTAGTCAAGTACGAGATGTACGAAGGCAGTAAAAAAGCTAAGAAGAATATTTAA
- a CDS encoding DUF4136 domain-containing protein produces the protein MKSIVPIFSLFVLLLTGCAANYDIVYDYNMNVDFEKYSTFVLCNEDIFPEKTSHPKIDNEFNRSLIAREVSEQMEMRNHQTNIFDPELQAGFRIVVKKETVSFKDCFYSEEFSYWKECKITEETYNQESLILYVADFNTNTIIWQASTDCDLSKSKKNLKPYIKELVRRLYSTYPKLIKDSETL, from the coding sequence ATGAAATCAATAGTTCCAATTTTCAGTTTATTCGTACTCCTACTAACAGGATGTGCAGCCAATTATGACATCGTATATGATTATAATATGAATGTCGATTTCGAGAAATATTCAACATTCGTACTCTGTAATGAAGATATTTTTCCTGAAAAAACTTCACACCCTAAAATAGATAACGAGTTTAATCGATCTCTTATAGCTCGTGAAGTTTCAGAACAAATGGAAATGAGAAATCACCAAACAAATATTTTTGATCCTGAACTACAAGCTGGATTTAGAATAGTGGTAAAAAAAGAAACCGTAAGTTTTAAAGATTGCTTTTATTCTGAAGAATTTAGCTACTGGAAAGAATGCAAAATTACTGAGGAAACGTACAATCAAGAAAGCTTAATATTATACGTTGCAGATTTTAACACAAACACTATCATTTGGCAAGCATCAACAGATTGTGATTTAAGTAAATCGAAGAAAAACTTAAAACCTTATATAAAAGAGTTGGTACGTAGATTATATTCTACTTATCCCAAACTCATTAAAGATTCAGAAACTTTATAA
- the thrC gene encoding threonine synthase — translation MKYYSLNRKAPNTTFEDAVVRGLAPDKGLYFPEKISPLPNSFFETIDDKSNTETALETLKQFIGDEIEGPDLKTIIEDTLCFDFPIIEFNESISTLELFHGPTMAFKDVGGRFMARCLGHFNKNNSRNVTVLVATSGDTGGAVANGFLGVKGVDVVILYPSGKVSDIQEKQLTTLGQNITALEVDGVFDDCQDMVKQAFVDEELTSKMQLTSANSINVARWLPQLLYFFYAYKQLKHKSKKLVFSVPSGNFGNICAGMVAQKLGLPIKHFIASNNANNVVTNYLRTQTYNPKASVQTISNAMDVGNPSNFIRIEELHNRNFENLKKNLSSYSFTDTETRAALLEIYTKYNYVADPHGAVGYLGALKHIEKHPNDHVVFLETAHPTKFLDVVEDVIRTKVELPEQIKAVIDKKKKAIKASSYSDLKRFLLNR, via the coding sequence ATGAAATATTATAGCCTAAATAGAAAAGCACCAAATACAACTTTTGAAGATGCTGTAGTTCGTGGATTAGCGCCTGATAAAGGCTTATACTTTCCTGAAAAAATTTCGCCATTACCAAATTCTTTTTTTGAAACTATTGATGATAAATCAAACACAGAAACTGCTTTAGAAACCTTAAAACAATTTATTGGAGACGAAATTGAAGGCCCAGATCTAAAAACAATAATTGAAGACACTTTATGTTTTGATTTTCCAATTATAGAATTCAATGAAAGCATATCTACTTTAGAGCTCTTTCATGGGCCAACTATGGCATTTAAAGATGTTGGAGGACGTTTTATGGCACGTTGCTTAGGCCATTTTAATAAAAATAATTCAAGAAATGTAACAGTTTTAGTTGCAACATCTGGTGATACTGGCGGTGCTGTGGCCAATGGTTTTTTGGGTGTAAAAGGCGTTGATGTCGTAATACTATATCCTAGCGGAAAAGTAAGTGATATTCAAGAAAAACAATTGACAACACTTGGGCAAAACATCACGGCTTTAGAAGTCGATGGTGTATTTGACGATTGTCAAGACATGGTAAAGCAAGCATTTGTAGATGAAGAATTAACTAGTAAAATGCAACTAACATCAGCTAACTCAATAAATGTTGCGCGTTGGTTACCACAACTACTCTACTTCTTTTATGCCTACAAACAATTAAAACACAAAAGCAAAAAACTTGTCTTTTCGGTACCTAGCGGTAATTTTGGAAATATTTGTGCAGGTATGGTTGCTCAAAAATTAGGTTTACCAATCAAACACTTTATAGCTTCAAATAACGCTAATAATGTTGTTACAAACTATCTCCGTACCCAAACTTATAATCCAAAAGCATCTGTGCAAACAATAAGTAACGCTATGGATGTTGGTAACCCTAGTAACTTTATTAGAATTGAAGAATTGCACAATCGTAATTTTGAAAATCTCAAAAAAAATCTGTCATCTTATAGTTTTACAGACACAGAAACAAGAGCAGCATTATTAGAAATATATACTAAATACAATTATGTTGCAGATCCACATGGAGCTGTCGGATATTTAGGTGCTTTAAAACATATCGAAAAGCATCCCAACGACCACGTTGTTTTTCTTGAAACTGCTCATCCTACAAAATTTTTAGACGTTGTAGAAGATGTTATAAGAACTAAAGTAGAATTACCTGAACAAATTAAAGCTGTCATAGACAAAAAGAAAAAAGCAATAAAAGCCTCAAGCTACTCAGATTTAAAACGCTTTTTATTAAATCGTTAA
- a CDS encoding homoserine kinase, with product MDSTKIFSPATVANVSCGYDVLGFCLDTVGDEMVIHKTSKKGIRITKIEGAELPFEIEKNVAGVSALAMYNAVNPDCGFDIEIYKNIKPGSGIGSSSASAAGSVFGINELLGKPLNKTELTKYALKGEALASQCEHADNLAPAIFGGFTLVRSVNPVDVLQLPTPNDLYATIIHPQIEIKTAEARAILPEKVALKDAITQWSNVGSLVHALHTSNYTLISKSLNDYIVEPHRKQLIPHFDTLKTESLKAGALGCGISGSGPSIYALSKGEATAREVEITMQNVYSKTDIPFYTFVSKINTEGIKIIE from the coding sequence ATGGATTCAACCAAAATATTTTCGCCTGCTACAGTAGCAAATGTCTCCTGCGGCTATGATGTCCTTGGTTTCTGTCTCGATACTGTTGGCGATGAAATGGTAATTCATAAAACTTCAAAAAAAGGCATTAGAATCACAAAAATTGAAGGCGCAGAATTACCTTTTGAAATAGAAAAAAATGTCGCAGGAGTTTCTGCATTAGCAATGTATAACGCAGTAAATCCCGATTGTGGTTTTGATATTGAGATCTATAAAAACATAAAACCAGGTAGTGGTATTGGTAGTAGCTCTGCTAGTGCTGCCGGAAGTGTTTTTGGAATAAACGAATTACTAGGAAAACCGCTAAATAAAACAGAGCTCACAAAATATGCATTAAAAGGCGAAGCCTTAGCGAGTCAATGCGAACATGCCGATAACTTGGCACCTGCAATTTTTGGAGGTTTTACATTAGTCAGAAGTGTAAACCCAGTTGATGTTTTACAATTACCAACACCTAATGATTTATATGCGACAATAATACATCCACAGATAGAGATTAAAACTGCTGAAGCAAGAGCAATTCTTCCAGAAAAAGTAGCTTTAAAAGATGCCATTACACAATGGTCTAACGTTGGTAGCTTAGTACACGCCTTGCACACTAGTAATTACACACTTATAAGTAAATCACTCAATGACTATATTGTAGAACCACACAGAAAACAACTCATTCCACATTTTGATACTTTAAAGACTGAATCGCTAAAAGCTGGCGCATTAGGTTGTGGTATTTCGGGTTCTGGACCTTCAATTTATGCGTTATCAAAGGGAGAAGCTACAGCAAGAGAAGTAGAAATCACAATGCAGAATGTATATTCTAAAACCGATATTCCGTTTTATACGTTTGTTTCAAAAATTAATACCGAAGGCATTAAAATTATCGAATGA
- the thrA gene encoding bifunctional aspartate kinase/homoserine dehydrogenase I codes for MKVLKFGGTSVGSASNINKIISVLDSASKDAKIIAVVSAIGGVTDKLLDVGDLAIKKDETYKETFNEIKTIHTDIVKELIPTNHDAVLEAIDTKFKDLENLLDGLFLLNELTPKISDKLVSFGELTSSYIISKTMKSRGMDVVRKNTQQLIITDANHENAEVKLSVTTTNIQNYFNTSKQTITILPGFVAKSETGDITTLGRGGSDYTAAIVAAALNTEILEIWTDVSGMYTANPKIVKQAKPIDYMSYREAMELSHFGAKVLYPPTVQPVLDANIPVLIKNTMQPEDAGTRISNETDSSIKTPVKGITNISNIALLTLQGSGMVGVPGFSKRLFETLAQEKINVIFITQASSEHAICFGIDEKDTDKAQRAIDATFEYEITLKKIEPIVVENQLSIIALIGDNMKNHQGISGRMFSTLGKNNINVRAIAQGASERNISAVINETDVKKALNVLHECFFEIQAKQLNVYIVGVGNVGERLIDQIEQQHSFLREKLKIDVRIVGLANSRKMVFNDQGIDLQDWPSAFDFAEQSNLERFFNKVIDLNLRNSIFVDITANEEVSGWYSQYLRHSISVVACNKIACSSSYESYKNLHHLASKYNASFLYETNVGAGLPIINTLNNLVASGDKVTSIQAVLSGSLNFVFNNFSDRTNFHDTVKRAQFEGYTEPDPRIDLSGIDVARKILILARENGGEIEIENIKNESFLTKANLESDSIDDFYDTLKEDESHFQAIYASAKENNCQLKYVAEFKDGNGKVGLQEIQEGHPFYNLEGKDNIVMFYTERYPEQPLIVKGAGAGADVTASGLFADIIKIGNR; via the coding sequence ATGAAGGTTTTAAAATTTGGTGGCACCTCAGTTGGCTCAGCTTCAAACATAAACAAAATTATTTCTGTATTAGACTCAGCATCTAAAGATGCTAAAATAATTGCGGTTGTATCTGCTATTGGAGGCGTTACTGATAAACTATTAGATGTAGGTGATTTAGCAATAAAAAAAGATGAAACCTACAAAGAAACTTTTAACGAAATAAAAACCATACATACTGACATCGTAAAGGAACTGATACCAACAAATCACGATGCTGTATTAGAAGCTATAGATACAAAATTTAAAGATTTAGAAAACTTACTTGATGGTTTATTTTTACTTAATGAATTAACGCCTAAAATATCAGATAAGTTGGTAAGTTTTGGCGAGTTAACATCTTCATACATCATTTCCAAAACTATGAAATCAAGAGGTATGGATGTTGTTAGGAAAAACACGCAACAGCTAATAATTACTGATGCTAATCATGAAAATGCTGAAGTAAAACTTAGTGTAACTACTACTAATATTCAAAACTATTTTAATACGTCAAAGCAAACAATTACTATTCTGCCTGGCTTTGTAGCAAAATCAGAAACTGGCGACATAACAACTCTGGGACGTGGTGGTTCTGATTATACAGCGGCAATAGTTGCCGCAGCATTAAATACTGAAATTTTAGAAATATGGACTGATGTCAGTGGTATGTATACTGCAAATCCAAAAATTGTAAAACAAGCAAAACCTATTGATTATATGTCTTACAGAGAAGCTATGGAGCTTTCTCACTTTGGAGCCAAAGTATTATATCCGCCAACAGTACAACCGGTTTTAGATGCAAATATTCCTGTGCTCATAAAAAACACAATGCAACCTGAGGATGCTGGCACCAGAATTTCAAACGAAACTGATAGTTCAATCAAAACTCCAGTAAAAGGTATTACTAATATTAGTAATATAGCTTTATTGACACTGCAAGGCTCAGGAATGGTTGGAGTACCTGGGTTTTCGAAACGCTTATTCGAAACATTAGCGCAAGAAAAAATCAATGTCATTTTTATAACACAAGCCTCATCGGAGCATGCCATTTGTTTTGGTATTGACGAAAAAGATACAGACAAAGCTCAACGCGCTATAGATGCAACTTTTGAATATGAGATAACTCTCAAAAAAATTGAACCGATAGTCGTCGAAAATCAACTGTCTATCATTGCATTGATTGGTGATAATATGAAAAATCATCAAGGCATCAGTGGTCGGATGTTTAGTACACTAGGCAAAAATAATATCAATGTAAGAGCAATTGCGCAAGGTGCATCAGAACGAAACATTTCTGCTGTAATAAATGAGACAGATGTAAAAAAAGCGCTTAACGTTTTGCACGAATGCTTTTTTGAAATCCAAGCAAAACAACTTAATGTTTATATCGTTGGTGTTGGAAATGTAGGAGAACGTTTAATAGATCAAATTGAGCAACAACATAGTTTTCTTAGAGAAAAATTAAAAATTGATGTTCGCATAGTTGGACTTGCTAATTCTCGAAAGATGGTTTTTAATGATCAAGGTATTGACTTGCAAGACTGGCCTTCGGCTTTCGATTTTGCAGAGCAATCTAATCTAGAACGCTTTTTTAATAAAGTTATAGACCTAAACCTACGCAATAGCATCTTTGTAGATATTACTGCAAATGAAGAAGTTTCAGGTTGGTACTCACAGTATCTTAGACATAGTATTTCTGTAGTTGCTTGTAACAAAATTGCATGTTCTAGTTCTTACGAATCCTATAAAAACCTACATCATTTAGCTTCAAAATATAATGCTTCCTTTCTGTACGAAACCAATGTTGGTGCTGGGTTGCCAATCATAAACACATTAAATAATTTAGTCGCTTCAGGAGATAAAGTCACCAGTATACAAGCTGTTTTATCTGGAAGTTTAAATTTTGTTTTTAATAATTTTAGTGACCGAACAAACTTTCATGATACGGTAAAACGTGCTCAATTTGAAGGTTATACAGAACCAGACCCACGTATAGATCTAAGTGGTATTGATGTCGCCAGAAAAATATTGATACTCGCTCGAGAAAATGGTGGCGAAATAGAAATCGAGAATATTAAAAACGAATCTTTCTTAACTAAAGCAAATTTAGAAAGTGATTCTATTGATGACTTTTATGATACTTTGAAAGAAGACGAATCGCATTTTCAAGCGATTTATGCTTCGGCTAAGGAAAATAATTGTCAATTAAAATATGTCGCTGAATTCAAAGACGGTAATGGTAAAGTTGGGCTTCAAGAAATCCAAGAAGGTCATCCATTTTACAATTTAGAAGGTAAGGACAACATTGTAATGTTTTATACGGAACGTTATCCTGAACAGCCGTTAATAGTAAAAGGAGCTGGAGCTGGAGCCGATGTTACAGCTTCAGGACTATTTGCAGATATCATTAAAATAGGTAATAGATAA
- a CDS encoding NAD(P)H-hydrate dehydratase, whose protein sequence is MKVFSKAQIYEGDRVTEERQKLPASELMERAGLQIFNWMHMRMQGAQVPIHIFCGIGNNGGDGLVLARHLITHGYNVETYVVNCGNSRSQDFLTSYDKVKEVTKKWPQLLKCATDFPSIHKDDIIVDAIFGIGLNRSIEDWIKLLFKHFKASEAFTLSVDIPSGLYTDKAVDDKDGVVMANYTLSFQSPKLVFFLPETSDYTVQWEVIDIGIDREYLMTTETEIELISKNEVLPIYKPRDKFGHKGTYGHGLIIGGSYGKIGAVNLATKSVLAIGAGVATAYIPKCGYTVLQTSLPEAMVITSDNESHIDSIKFDITPTAIGIGVGLGTKTETVKAFETFLKAQKAPLVIDADALNMISKKKTLLKSVPENSILTPHLRELERLVGKWSDDFDKLKRAKEFSLKYKVILVIKGAHTTTVYGNKLYVNTSGNPGMATAGSGDVLTGVITGLICQGYSEIEAALFGVYLHGRAGDIALEEFGYQSLMAGNIIDYLAEAYIDLFKQPEQPQVEEDVQANENA, encoded by the coding sequence ATGAAGGTCTTTTCCAAAGCACAAATATATGAAGGTGATAGAGTCACTGAGGAACGTCAAAAATTACCAGCTTCTGAATTAATGGAGCGTGCTGGTTTACAAATTTTTAATTGGATGCATATGCGTATGCAAGGTGCGCAAGTACCGATTCATATTTTTTGTGGTATAGGTAATAATGGTGGTGATGGTTTAGTATTGGCACGACATCTAATTACTCATGGTTATAATGTCGAAACATATGTAGTAAATTGTGGTAATAGTCGATCTCAAGATTTTTTGACGAGCTATGACAAAGTTAAAGAGGTAACCAAAAAGTGGCCCCAATTATTAAAATGTGCTACAGATTTTCCTTCAATTCATAAAGACGATATTATTGTAGATGCTATTTTTGGAATAGGGCTTAACCGTTCAATTGAAGATTGGATTAAATTATTATTTAAGCATTTTAAAGCTTCAGAAGCATTTACACTCTCAGTTGATATACCTTCAGGATTATATACCGATAAAGCAGTTGATGACAAAGACGGTGTTGTTATGGCGAATTACACCCTAAGTTTCCAGTCTCCTAAATTGGTATTCTTTTTGCCTGAAACGTCTGATTATACAGTACAATGGGAAGTTATTGACATTGGTATTGATAGAGAGTATTTAATGACTACGGAAACTGAGATAGAATTAATTTCAAAAAATGAAGTTCTACCGATATACAAGCCTAGAGATAAGTTTGGTCATAAAGGTACTTATGGACATGGATTGATTATTGGTGGTAGTTACGGGAAAATTGGAGCTGTTAACTTGGCAACAAAGTCAGTTTTGGCAATTGGTGCTGGTGTTGCTACTGCTTATATCCCGAAATGCGGTTATACTGTTTTGCAAACGAGTTTACCAGAAGCTATGGTAATTACGTCAGATAATGAATCTCATATAGATTCAATTAAATTTGACATTACGCCAACAGCTATCGGAATAGGAGTAGGTTTGGGGACTAAAACAGAAACAGTCAAAGCTTTTGAAACTTTTTTGAAAGCCCAAAAAGCGCCTCTAGTTATTGATGCAGATGCTTTGAATATGATTTCTAAAAAGAAAACACTTTTAAAATCAGTTCCTGAAAATTCTATTTTAACACCTCACTTAAGAGAGCTAGAACGTTTGGTCGGAAAGTGGTCTGATGATTTTGATAAACTTAAAAGAGCAAAAGAATTTTCATTAAAGTATAAAGTTATTCTTGTTATAAAAGGCGCACATACAACTACAGTGTATGGTAACAAATTATATGTCAATACTTCAGGGAATCCAGGAATGGCAACAGCAGGTTCTGGTGATGTACTAACAGGAGTTATTACAGGTTTAATTTGTCAAGGTTATTCAGAAATAGAAGCAGCTTTATTCGGTGTATATCTTCATGGTAGAGCAGGAGATATAGCACTCGAAGAATTTGGGTATCAGAGTCTGATGGCTGGAAATATTATTGATTATCTGGCAGAAGCTTATATAGATTTATTTAAACAGCCAGAACAGCCTCAAGTGGAGGAAGATGTCCAAGCCAACGAAAACGCGTAA